A window of Candidatus Dormiibacterota bacterium contains these coding sequences:
- a CDS encoding 50S ribosomal protein L25, with translation MSSMSLAARPRDTAGHHINALRRSGQVPAVVYGHRQTAVSIQADAKEIDRIWQRAGRTHLVDLQVDGQPLRRCLIRELQRNPRNGRPLHVDFFAVNLLEKLTAEVPLVLVGESPAVTDLHLGSLLQTLNMVKVECLPTDLPPQITVDVSGLGAVEDSITVGDLTLPDGVTLVSAEDSEVVVKVAPLRVREEADEVSEAGEAAPAGEAEAGES, from the coding sequence ATGTCCTCCATGTCCCTCGCCGCGCGTCCGCGCGACACCGCCGGCCACCACATCAACGCGCTCCGGCGCTCCGGCCAGGTGCCCGCGGTCGTCTACGGCCACCGTCAGACCGCGGTCTCCATCCAGGCCGACGCCAAGGAGATCGACCGCATCTGGCAGAGGGCGGGGCGCACCCACCTCGTCGACCTGCAGGTCGATGGCCAGCCGCTGCGGCGGTGCCTGATCCGCGAGCTCCAGCGCAACCCTCGCAACGGGCGGCCGCTGCACGTCGACTTCTTCGCCGTCAACCTGCTCGAGAAGCTCACCGCCGAGGTGCCGCTGGTGCTGGTCGGCGAGTCGCCCGCGGTCACCGACCTGCATCTGGGCTCGCTGCTCCAGACCCTCAACATGGTGAAGGTCGAGTGCCTGCCCACCGACCTGCCCCCGCAGATCACCGTCGACGTGAGCGGGCTGGGCGCGGTCGAGGACAGCATCACCGTCGGCGACCTCACCCTTCCCGACGGGGTGACCCTGGTCAGCGCCGAGGACTCCGAGGTGGTCGTCAAGGTGGCGCCGCTCCGCGTCCGCGAGGAGGCTGACGAGGTGTCCGAAGCGGGTGAGGCCGCGCCGGCCGGGGAGGCCGAGGCCGGCGAGTCCTGA